A genomic segment from Eriocheir sinensis breed Jianghai 21 chromosome 46, ASM2467909v1, whole genome shotgun sequence encodes:
- the LOC126981004 gene encoding WSC domain-containing protein 1-like isoform X2, with product MVLAKVKYIICILVGLLAVLICLSRLPLFSLPEDAPCSATSESRNNTPYKFCYPGAVTTARLSFPRRTVTRQLVDGSLPLDPSDNRSTRIFHKDFPEHNCSQYKTRFGLDLPQVWLASFPRSGNTWTRYLLEAASGVFTGSVYSDQILFYTGYLGEWDPPNSRRTLVQKTHSLTQHNLNKFDSLFMRFLVGTTYVPTVLLLRNPAKSILSFYKFMKNRHHPSRIPASEYENKEFSSFVKMTVKWWTDQALNRLLETEAPLYVMHYERLLEDPIKELAALLAFLGVPRHEERLACLSLQLEGTFKSEESEPRDPYTFEEKVMMAAEARTVNSTLQLLGYSPLPSYPDWPIIAGPAKRK from the exons ATGGTACTTGCCAAAGTGAAATATATCATCTGCATACTGGTGGGACTCTTGGCGGTCCTCATTTGCCTCAGCCGACTCCCGCTGTTCAG TTTGCCAGAAGACGCTCCGTGCTCTGCCACTTCCGAATCGAGGAACAACACACCATACAAGTTTTGCTATCCCG GTGCGGTCACCACGGCCCGGCTGAGTTTCCCGCGGAGGACCGTGACGAGACAGCTGG TCGACGGTAGTCTGCCACTGGACCCGAGCGACAACAGGTCCACGCGCATATTTCATAAGGACTTCCCGGAACATAACTGCTCCCAGTACAAGACCAG GTTTGGGCTTGACCTGCCGCAGGTGTGGCTGGCGTCTTTCCCGCGCTCCGGCAACACCTGGACGCGCTACCTGCTGGAGGCGGCGTCGGGCGTCTTCACCGGCTCCGTTTACAGTGACCAGATACTTTTTTACACTG GTTACCTCGGGGAGTGGGATCCTCCTAACAGCCGGAGGACCCTCGTGCAGAAGACACACTCGCTTACTCAACATAATTTGAATAAGTTTGACAGTCTCTTTATGCGCTTTTTGGTCGGCACTACCTACGTCCCCACCGTCCTGCTGCTGAGAAACCCGGCCAA gtccatcctttccttctacaAGTTTATGAAAAATCGTCATCACCCGTCAAGAATACCTGCGTctgagtatgaaaataaag AGTTCAGCAGCTTCGTTAAGATGACGGTAAAGTGGTGGACGGACCAGGCGCTGAACCGCCTGCTGGAGACTGAGGCGCCGCTGTACGTGATGCACTACGAGCGTCTGTTGGAGGACCCAATCAAGGAGCTCGCcgctctccttgccttcctcgg GGTTCCCAGGCACGAGGAGAGGCTGGCGTGCCTTTCTTTACAGTTGGAGGGAACTTTCAAGTCTGAGGAGAGTGAGCCGCGTGACCCCTACACGTTTGAGGAAAAGGTGATGATGGCGGCGGAGGCGCGGACGGTTAACAGTACCCTGCAGCTCCTCGGCTACtcgcccctcccttcctacccagaCTGGCCGATAATCGCTGGTCCGGCGAAAAGAAAATAG
- the LOC126981004 gene encoding WSC domain-containing protein 1-like isoform X1 produces MTTGVTMVLAKVKYIICILVGLLAVLICLSRLPLFSLPEDAPCSATSESRNNTPYKFCYPGAVTTARLSFPRRTVTRQLVDGSLPLDPSDNRSTRIFHKDFPEHNCSQYKTRFGLDLPQVWLASFPRSGNTWTRYLLEAASGVFTGSVYSDQILFYTGYLGEWDPPNSRRTLVQKTHSLTQHNLNKFDSLFMRFLVGTTYVPTVLLLRNPAKSILSFYKFMKNRHHPSRIPASEYENKEFSSFVKMTVKWWTDQALNRLLETEAPLYVMHYERLLEDPIKELAALLAFLGVPRHEERLACLSLQLEGTFKSEESEPRDPYTFEEKVMMAAEARTVNSTLQLLGYSPLPSYPDWPIIAGPAKRK; encoded by the exons ATGACTACTG GCGTCACAATGGTACTTGCCAAAGTGAAATATATCATCTGCATACTGGTGGGACTCTTGGCGGTCCTCATTTGCCTCAGCCGACTCCCGCTGTTCAG TTTGCCAGAAGACGCTCCGTGCTCTGCCACTTCCGAATCGAGGAACAACACACCATACAAGTTTTGCTATCCCG GTGCGGTCACCACGGCCCGGCTGAGTTTCCCGCGGAGGACCGTGACGAGACAGCTGG TCGACGGTAGTCTGCCACTGGACCCGAGCGACAACAGGTCCACGCGCATATTTCATAAGGACTTCCCGGAACATAACTGCTCCCAGTACAAGACCAG GTTTGGGCTTGACCTGCCGCAGGTGTGGCTGGCGTCTTTCCCGCGCTCCGGCAACACCTGGACGCGCTACCTGCTGGAGGCGGCGTCGGGCGTCTTCACCGGCTCCGTTTACAGTGACCAGATACTTTTTTACACTG GTTACCTCGGGGAGTGGGATCCTCCTAACAGCCGGAGGACCCTCGTGCAGAAGACACACTCGCTTACTCAACATAATTTGAATAAGTTTGACAGTCTCTTTATGCGCTTTTTGGTCGGCACTACCTACGTCCCCACCGTCCTGCTGCTGAGAAACCCGGCCAA gtccatcctttccttctacaAGTTTATGAAAAATCGTCATCACCCGTCAAGAATACCTGCGTctgagtatgaaaataaag AGTTCAGCAGCTTCGTTAAGATGACGGTAAAGTGGTGGACGGACCAGGCGCTGAACCGCCTGCTGGAGACTGAGGCGCCGCTGTACGTGATGCACTACGAGCGTCTGTTGGAGGACCCAATCAAGGAGCTCGCcgctctccttgccttcctcgg GGTTCCCAGGCACGAGGAGAGGCTGGCGTGCCTTTCTTTACAGTTGGAGGGAACTTTCAAGTCTGAGGAGAGTGAGCCGCGTGACCCCTACACGTTTGAGGAAAAGGTGATGATGGCGGCGGAGGCGCGGACGGTTAACAGTACCCTGCAGCTCCTCGGCTACtcgcccctcccttcctacccagaCTGGCCGATAATCGCTGGTCCGGCGAAAAGAAAATAG